One stretch of Enterobacter sp. RHBSTW-00994 DNA includes these proteins:
- a CDS encoding MarC family NAAT transporter, with amino-acid sequence MLDLIKAIGLGLVVLLPLANPLTTVALFLGLAGNMNSAERNHQSMMASVYVFAIMMVAYYAGQLVMNTFGISIPGLRIAGGLIVAFIGFRMLFPAQKAHESPEAKSKSEELETEPSANIAFVPLAMPSTAGPGTIAMIISSASTVRDGTTFPDWVVTVAPPVIFALIGIIVWGSLRSSGAIMRWVGKGGIEAISRLMGFLLVCMGVQFIINGVLEIIKTYH; translated from the coding sequence ATGTTGGATTTGATTAAAGCAATTGGTCTTGGGCTGGTGGTGTTACTGCCTTTGGCAAACCCGTTAACGACAGTGGCGTTATTTCTGGGGCTGGCGGGAAACATGAACAGCGCGGAGCGTAATCATCAGTCGATGATGGCTTCTGTGTACGTGTTCGCCATCATGATGGTCGCGTATTACGCTGGACAACTGGTCATGAATACCTTCGGGATCTCTATTCCCGGCTTGCGTATTGCGGGTGGGCTGATTGTGGCGTTTATCGGTTTCAGAATGTTGTTCCCGGCGCAAAAAGCACATGAGTCACCTGAGGCGAAAAGTAAATCAGAAGAGCTGGAAACAGAACCGAGCGCCAATATCGCTTTTGTACCATTAGCCATGCCAAGTACGGCGGGGCCGGGGACAATAGCGATGATTATCAGCTCGGCCTCCACGGTACGTGACGGGACGACATTCCCGGACTGGGTAGTGACCGTCGCGCCGCCCGTCATTTTTGCACTTATTGGCATTATTGTGTGGGGTTCGCTGCGCAGTTCAGGTGCAATTATGCGCTGGGTGGGCAAGGGCGGTATCGAGGCCATTTCCCGTTTGATGGGTTTCCTGCTGGTGTGTATGGGCGTGCAGTTTATTATTAATGGCGTGCTGGAAATTATTAAGACTTACCACTGA